Proteins from a single region of Haloplanus sp. GDY1:
- a CDS encoding conditioned medium-induced protein 4 encodes MDDETAELRDIFLDATGEETVTERQAESRGSLVDADDPEAVDARLRDLVRTMRERYDFETELRTDAYVRLIREFYDGDDDAALADALDVSTETVRRARLDCHLVRDADRANEDAAVRETEREATRANDRFRDAFAELLTDADLEGRLASDSREDGLREAAEDIETDVSF; translated from the coding sequence ATGGACGACGAGACCGCGGAGCTACGGGACATCTTTCTCGACGCGACGGGCGAGGAGACGGTCACGGAGCGACAGGCCGAATCCCGCGGTTCGCTCGTCGACGCGGACGACCCCGAGGCGGTGGACGCCCGCCTGCGTGACCTCGTCCGGACCATGCGCGAGCGCTACGACTTCGAGACGGAGCTCCGGACGGACGCCTACGTCCGCCTGATCCGGGAGTTCTACGACGGCGACGACGACGCGGCACTCGCGGACGCCCTCGACGTCTCCACCGAGACCGTCCGCCGGGCGCGACTCGACTGTCACCTCGTTCGCGACGCCGACCGGGCGAACGAGGACGCGGCGGTTCGCGAGACGGAGCGCGAGGCCACCCGCGCGAACGACCGCTTCCGCGACGCGTTCGCGGAACTCCTGACGGACGCCGACCTCGAGGGGCGCCTCGCCAGCGACTCCCGCGAGGACGGCCTGCGGGAGGCGGCCGAGGACATCGAGACGGACGTGTCGTTCTGA
- a CDS encoding biotin transporter BioY, with amino-acid sequence MTATTDSVELVGEEVTGNVARAVLFAAATSATAPVDMVHPLAPNVPITLQTLWVYLAGIVLGPLWAGVAFTLYLLAGLIGLPVFAGGNAGLGVILGPTGGFLIGFPLGAMTIGAVAHGTDGLTAPGEVPVPRLVLALLAGTAVVYAAGAVGYAVVQAIGLVAAVSAVVVPFLPVAGLKMAGTVAIVRSEAIVAR; translated from the coding sequence ATGACCGCCACGACGGACTCGGTCGAACTGGTCGGCGAGGAGGTGACCGGCAACGTCGCCCGCGCGGTGCTGTTCGCGGCCGCGACGAGCGCGACGGCGCCGGTGGACATGGTCCACCCGCTCGCGCCGAACGTCCCCATCACGCTCCAGACGCTGTGGGTGTATCTCGCGGGCATCGTCCTCGGCCCCCTGTGGGCGGGCGTGGCGTTCACGCTCTACCTGCTCGCCGGACTGATCGGGCTGCCGGTGTTCGCCGGCGGCAACGCCGGTCTCGGCGTCATCCTCGGCCCCACCGGCGGCTTCCTGATCGGCTTCCCGCTCGGCGCGATGACCATCGGCGCCGTCGCCCACGGGACCGACGGCCTCACCGCCCCCGGCGAGGTTCCCGTGCCGCGACTCGTCCTCGCCTTGCTCGCCGGCACGGCCGTCGTCTACGCCGCCGGCGCCGTTGGCTACGCCGTCGTGCAGGCCATCGGCCTCGTGGCCGCCGTCTCGGCCGTCGTCGTGCCCTTCCTGCCCGTGGCGGGGCTGAAGATGGCCGGCACCGTCGCCATCGTCCGCAGCGAGGCCATCGTCGCTCGATGA
- a CDS encoding energy-coupling factor ABC transporter ATP-binding protein, giving the protein MTIAVEDYTYRYGDDVLAVDGVSLTVDDGEFLVLAGANGSGKTTLVRGFNGLLTPAEGSVRVNGRPVDDDPVAARSSVGMVFQNPRDGFVAATVGADVAFGPENLGLARADIDRRVADALDAVRMAGRGEERIDELSGGERERVAIAGALAMEPDHLVLDEPFTGLDWAARQSVLERLRALHADGVGVVVVTHDLRDVAALADRTVVLADGTIALDSADPAPDDLTALGVRPP; this is encoded by the coding sequence ATGACGATTGCGGTCGAGGACTACACCTACCGGTACGGCGACGACGTCCTCGCCGTCGACGGCGTCTCGCTGACCGTCGACGACGGCGAGTTCCTCGTCCTCGCCGGCGCCAACGGCTCGGGGAAGACCACGCTCGTCCGCGGGTTCAACGGCCTGCTGACGCCCGCCGAGGGGTCGGTGCGCGTGAACGGCCGCCCGGTCGACGACGACCCCGTCGCCGCCCGGTCGAGCGTCGGCATGGTGTTCCAGAACCCCCGCGACGGCTTCGTCGCCGCCACCGTCGGCGCCGACGTGGCCTTCGGCCCCGAGAACCTCGGCCTCGCGCGGGCGGACATCGACCGCCGGGTGGCGGACGCCCTCGACGCCGTCCGCATGGCCGGCCGGGGCGAGGAGCGCATCGACGAACTCTCCGGCGGCGAACGCGAGCGCGTCGCCATCGCGGGCGCGCTGGCGATGGAGCCCGACCACCTCGTCCTCGACGAACCCTTCACCGGCCTGGACTGGGCGGCCCGGCAGTCCGTGCTGGAGCGACTGCGCGCGCTCCACGCCGACGGCGTGGGGGTCGTCGTCGTCACCCACGACCTGCGCGACGTCGCGGCGCTCGCGGACCGAACCGTCGTCCTCGCGGACGGGACGATCGCGCTCGATTCGGCCGACCCCGCTCCCGACGACCTCACCGCCCTCGGCGTCCGGCCACCATGA
- a CDS encoding energy-coupling factor transporter transmembrane component T family protein, with protein MIRYVAGDTPVHRLDPRTKLFVQAAVAVAAFAHTTPRGLALLTAFVAGVCWLAATPVLASLRSYRAFLPFLVAGPAVEGATLGAPWFVPADAVAPALASYRVVLLLLVSTAYIRTTRVRESRAAIQWLLPGRPGVVLGAGVGFVLRFLPVLRDDLSTIRQAMDARLGSERSLRERIRLIGVTGLRRVFVRADRFALALQARCFAWNPTLPELDPTWRDWPALLVGVGALAWAVW; from the coding sequence ATGATCCGGTACGTCGCCGGCGACACCCCCGTCCACCGCCTCGATCCCCGAACCAAGCTGTTCGTGCAGGCGGCCGTCGCCGTCGCGGCCTTCGCGCACACGACACCCCGGGGACTGGCGCTGCTGACCGCGTTCGTCGCCGGCGTCTGCTGGCTGGCGGCCACGCCCGTCCTCGCCAGCCTGCGCTCCTACCGCGCCTTCCTCCCCTTCCTCGTCGCGGGACCGGCCGTCGAGGGGGCGACCCTCGGCGCGCCGTGGTTCGTCCCCGCGGACGCCGTGGCGCCCGCGCTGGCGAGCTATCGGGTGGTCCTCCTCCTGCTGGTCTCGACGGCGTACATCCGCACCACCCGCGTCCGCGAGTCGCGGGCCGCCATCCAGTGGCTGCTGCCGGGTCGCCCCGGCGTCGTCCTCGGTGCCGGCGTCGGGTTCGTCCTCCGATTTCTCCCCGTGCTCCGGGACGACCTGTCGACCATCCGGCAGGCGATGGACGCCCGCCTCGGCTCCGAGCGGTCGCTCCGCGAGCGGATCCGCCTGATCGGCGTCACCGGCCTCCGCCGGGTGTTCGTCCGCGCCGACCGCTTCGCGCTCGCCCTGCAGGCCCGGTGTTTCGCCTGGAACCCGACGCTGCCCGAACTCGATCCGACGTGGCGGGACTGGCCCGCGCTCCTCGTCGGCGTCGGCGCGCTCGCGTGGGCCGTCTGGTGA
- a CDS encoding heterodisulfide reductase-related iron-sulfur binding cluster — MPVLQTVTRETFWTIGPVGEAAFYYLAAVAVLVFLYGVYARVRTYAAAPADPFDRLDDLPGRVARATRLLLTNEAQFDRDVYAGVMHTFIVWGFLTLLIGTTILAVDMDVWTKLLGRDSFFVGDFYLSYSLVMDAMGLLFVVGVGMALWRRYGVRDPRLWGKHTDLEDDAFVWTLFVLGVGGYVVEALRILGTGFPAFETVSFVGYGLALAGRAAGVAPGTAEAVYTVAWWSHALLALGFVALLPYAKPVHMLTSMANVVTRDGKAGKRLPGVPADADPADIGTGSVDDFTWRELLDQDACTTCGRCSSVCPAEEVGRNLDPRDVILDLKAYRERRAAGEGEDLPIVADGGESVIAAESMNACLSCMACMDACPVDIEHVRQFTGMNRRLTESGQMDPHVQDAMMNAFQQGNVFGDPARKRPEWTDALDFEVPDAREESVELLWYVGDYPSYDDRNRRVARSLARIFEAADVSYGILYEDEANDGNDVRRVGEEGLYEMLVEDNAAAVADAEFEEIVCTDPHSYNTFTHEYPEMAAEFDYPVSHYTEVVERLVREGRLDVPASLDRTVTYHDPCHLGRMNDVYEAPRDLVCATGATLAEMPRNRSDSFCCGGGGGGVWTEVEEEVKPSEERLREAVADTAGDVESFVVACPMCTTMFEDGRKTGGFEDDVEILDLTELLVEAMDADAPAVAD, encoded by the coding sequence ATGCCCGTCCTCCAAACCGTCACCCGGGAGACGTTCTGGACCATCGGTCCGGTCGGCGAGGCCGCCTTCTACTACCTCGCGGCCGTCGCCGTCCTCGTCTTCCTGTACGGCGTCTACGCGCGGGTCCGCACCTACGCCGCGGCGCCGGCCGACCCCTTCGACCGCCTCGACGACCTGCCCGGGCGCGTCGCCCGCGCCACCCGCCTCCTGCTCACGAACGAGGCGCAGTTCGACCGCGACGTCTACGCCGGCGTGATGCACACGTTCATCGTGTGGGGGTTTCTCACCCTGCTCATCGGGACGACCATCCTCGCGGTCGACATGGACGTCTGGACGAAGCTCCTGGGTCGGGACTCCTTTTTCGTCGGCGACTTCTACCTCTCGTACTCGCTGGTGATGGACGCGATGGGGCTGCTGTTCGTCGTCGGCGTCGGCATGGCGCTCTGGCGGCGCTACGGCGTCCGCGACCCGCGCCTGTGGGGGAAACACACCGACCTCGAGGACGACGCCTTCGTCTGGACGCTCTTCGTCCTCGGCGTCGGCGGCTACGTCGTCGAGGCGCTTCGCATCCTCGGCACCGGGTTCCCGGCCTTCGAGACGGTGAGTTTCGTCGGCTACGGCCTCGCGCTCGCGGGCCGGGCCGCCGGCGTCGCCCCGGGGACCGCCGAGGCCGTCTACACCGTCGCGTGGTGGAGCCACGCCCTGCTGGCGCTCGGGTTCGTCGCCCTCCTCCCCTACGCCAAACCCGTCCACATGCTCACCTCGATGGCGAACGTGGTGACCCGGGACGGGAAGGCGGGCAAGCGGCTGCCGGGCGTCCCCGCCGACGCCGACCCCGCGGACATCGGCACCGGCTCCGTCGACGACTTCACCTGGCGCGAACTCCTCGATCAGGACGCCTGCACCACCTGCGGCAGGTGTTCGTCGGTCTGTCCCGCGGAGGAGGTGGGCCGCAACCTCGACCCCCGGGACGTGATCCTCGACCTGAAGGCCTACCGCGAGCGGCGAGCGGCGGGCGAGGGCGAGGACCTGCCCATCGTCGCCGACGGCGGCGAGAGCGTGATCGCCGCCGAGTCCATGAACGCCTGTCTCTCCTGTATGGCCTGCATGGACGCCTGTCCCGTCGACATCGAGCACGTCCGGCAGTTCACGGGCATGAACCGCCGGCTCACCGAGTCGGGGCAGATGGACCCCCACGTGCAGGACGCGATGATGAACGCCTTCCAGCAGGGCAACGTCTTCGGCGACCCCGCCCGGAAGCGCCCCGAGTGGACCGACGCCCTCGACTTCGAGGTGCCCGACGCTCGCGAGGAGTCGGTCGAGTTGCTGTGGTACGTCGGCGACTACCCCTCCTACGACGACCGGAACCGGCGGGTCGCACGGTCGCTCGCCCGCATCTTCGAGGCCGCGGACGTCTCCTACGGCATCCTCTACGAGGACGAGGCCAACGACGGCAACGACGTGCGCCGCGTCGGCGAGGAGGGGCTCTACGAGATGCTCGTCGAGGACAACGCCGCCGCCGTCGCGGACGCCGAGTTCGAGGAGATCGTCTGCACCGACCCGCACAGCTACAACACCTTCACCCACGAGTACCCCGAGATGGCCGCGGAGTTCGACTACCCCGTCTCCCACTACACCGAGGTGGTCGAACGCCTCGTCCGCGAGGGGCGCCTCGACGTGCCCGCCTCCCTCGACCGGACCGTCACGTACCACGACCCCTGTCACCTCGGGCGCATGAACGACGTCTACGAAGCGCCCCGCGACCTGGTGTGCGCGACGGGCGCGACCCTCGCCGAGATGCCGCGCAACCGCTCGGACTCCTTTTGCTGTGGCGGCGGCGGGGGCGGCGTCTGGACCGAAGTCGAGGAGGAGGTGAAGCCGAGCGAGGAGCGCCTTCGCGAAGCCGTGGCGGACACCGCGGGCGACGTTGAGTCGTTCGTCGTCGCCTGCCCCATGTGTACGACCATGTTCGAGGACGGCCGCAAGACGGGCGGGTTCGAGGACGACGTGGAGATTCTGGATCTGACGGAGTTGCTGGTGGAGGCGATGGACGCCGACGCCCCGGCCGTGGCCGACTGA
- a CDS encoding CPBP family intramembrane glutamic endopeptidase, translated as MSLTPEPPPASLERRRIAVFCLVAFGLSWTVGLAIYLTGGLRDSPVLLGTPRITLAVALLATGYMWGPAVANAVTRVVTDEGWTDLRLRPRRAEWPVWVVAWVAPVALVLVGVGAYALLLPAHLDPTLGTLRSALGLPAGAPLPASPPVLVGLVVAQALLVAPVVNAPFAFGEEFGWRGYLLPKLLPLGWRRAVLVSGAVWGVWHWPVIAMGYNYGLDYPGAPWTGLLAMTWFTVVVGAFLAWVTIRAGSVWPAVVGHAVVNGVGGLGVLLVSGNPTPLLGPAAVGVVATLGWAAAAVAVLRRDEEPERR; from the coding sequence GTGTCCCTCACTCCCGAGCCCCCGCCGGCCTCCCTCGAACGCCGACGGATCGCCGTCTTCTGTCTCGTCGCCTTCGGCCTCTCGTGGACCGTCGGCCTCGCCATCTACCTGACCGGCGGCCTCCGCGACAGCCCGGTCCTGCTCGGGACGCCGCGGATCACGCTCGCCGTCGCCCTCCTCGCGACGGGCTACATGTGGGGCCCCGCCGTCGCCAACGCCGTCACCCGCGTCGTCACCGACGAGGGGTGGACGGACCTCCGTCTGCGACCCCGCCGTGCGGAGTGGCCGGTGTGGGTCGTCGCCTGGGTCGCTCCCGTCGCCCTCGTCCTCGTCGGCGTCGGCGCCTACGCCCTCCTCCTTCCGGCGCACCTCGATCCGACGCTCGGGACGCTCCGGTCGGCGCTCGGCCTCCCCGCGGGGGCGCCGCTCCCCGCGAGTCCGCCCGTCCTCGTCGGCCTCGTCGTCGCCCAGGCCCTCCTCGTCGCACCGGTGGTCAACGCCCCCTTCGCGTTCGGCGAGGAGTTCGGCTGGCGGGGCTACCTCCTCCCGAAACTCCTGCCGCTCGGCTGGCGTCGCGCCGTCCTCGTCTCGGGTGCCGTCTGGGGCGTCTGGCACTGGCCCGTGATCGCGATGGGGTACAACTACGGGCTCGACTACCCCGGAGCGCCGTGGACGGGGCTGCTCGCGATGACGTGGTTCACCGTCGTCGTCGGCGCCTTCCTCGCGTGGGTGACGATCCGCGCGGGGAGCGTCTGGCCGGCCGTCGTCGGCCACGCCGTCGTCAACGGCGTCGGGGGGCTCGGCGTCCTCCTCGTGTCCGGGAATCCGACGCCCCTGCTCGGCCCGGCGGCGGTGGGCGTCGTCGCCACGCTAGGCTGGGCCGCCGCCGCCGTCGCCGTCCTGCGCCGCGACGAAGAGCCCGAACGCCGATGA
- a CDS encoding MFS transporter, with protein sequence MSQLSSGGWDERHTALSVCVGSYFAVRLAQLLVSPVVPSLRETFGVTSGTVGAVLTGMWLVYAVTQLPSGAAGDRYGPRRVVLAALACTAVGAVALAAAPSLLAFAAFALLLGAGAGLYYTPATALLTDRFDATGGVIGVHRVGGQVAGLAAPVLATLLGARFGWRGVVGSGALVAAALVAVVVAGREGERPTATTDGGRTVDPRALVGVLSRPPVAFAVFLAVVGEFAALATVSLLPVFLVDHHGLSMARAGLLFSAYFVVVAAFQPVSGRASDLVGRETVVAVLFAAGAAGYATLALTTRLALAAPAVALVGAAMAWGPPVQSRAVDALADAERGVGFGLFRTGYILLGALGPLVVGSTADAAGWAVAVGLLAGLLGLTAAVLVLDRLVARKRRPLGSSAFGLFVAAQDGDGGGGPA encoded by the coding sequence ATGTCACAGTTGTCGTCGGGCGGGTGGGACGAGCGCCACACGGCGCTGTCGGTCTGTGTGGGGTCGTACTTCGCGGTCCGGCTCGCGCAGTTGCTCGTCAGTCCGGTCGTCCCCTCGCTCCGGGAGACGTTCGGCGTCACCAGCGGCACGGTCGGGGCAGTCCTCACCGGGATGTGGCTGGTGTACGCCGTCACGCAGTTGCCGAGCGGCGCCGCCGGCGACCGGTACGGGCCGCGGCGGGTGGTGCTCGCCGCGCTGGCCTGTACGGCCGTCGGGGCCGTCGCCCTCGCCGCCGCTCCCTCCCTCCTCGCGTTCGCCGCCTTCGCCCTGCTGCTCGGCGCGGGGGCGGGGCTGTACTACACGCCGGCGACGGCGCTGCTGACCGACCGCTTCGACGCGACGGGGGGCGTCATCGGCGTCCACCGCGTCGGGGGGCAGGTCGCGGGGCTGGCCGCGCCCGTCCTCGCGACGCTGCTCGGCGCCCGGTTCGGGTGGCGGGGCGTCGTCGGGAGCGGGGCGCTCGTCGCCGCCGCGCTCGTGGCCGTGGTGGTCGCGGGCAGGGAGGGGGAACGGCCGACGGCGACGACCGACGGCGGCCGGACGGTCGACCCGCGGGCGCTGGTCGGCGTCCTCTCGCGACCGCCCGTCGCGTTCGCCGTCTTCCTCGCCGTCGTCGGGGAGTTCGCCGCGCTCGCGACCGTCTCCCTGCTCCCCGTCTTCCTCGTCGACCACCACGGGCTCTCGATGGCGCGAGCGGGGCTGCTGTTCTCGGCGTACTTCGTCGTCGTGGCGGCGTTCCAGCCGGTGAGCGGGCGGGCGTCGGACCTCGTGGGCCGGGAGACCGTGGTCGCCGTGCTGTTCGCCGCCGGCGCCGCCGGCTACGCGACCCTCGCGCTCACCACGCGACTCGCGCTCGCGGCCCCCGCGGTGGCGCTCGTCGGCGCCGCGATGGCGTGGGGGCCGCCGGTCCAGTCGCGAGCGGTCGACGCGCTGGCCGACGCCGAACGCGGCGTCGGCTTCGGACTCTTCCGGACGGGCTACATCCTGCTCGGGGCGCTCGGGCCGCTGGTCGTCGGCTCGACGGCCGACGCCGCCGGGTGGGCCGTCGCGGTCGGCCTGCTGGCGGGGCTTCTCGGACTCACGGCCGCCGTCCTCGTCCTCGACCGCCTCGTCGCCCGGAAGCGCCGTCCCCTCGGCTCATCGGCGTTCGGGCTCTTCGTCGCGGCGCAGGACGGCGACGGCGGCGGCGGCCCAGCCTAG
- a CDS encoding PAS domain-containing sensor histidine kinase, protein MIDHESLLARSTDVVSVVDADGVVKYQSPSVERVLGYDQEALLDECLLEYVHPEDREAVRHIFAATDSVGTERDSVEHRFRHADGSWVWLETRRSPDYDADAGGYVSTSRDVTRRKRTERERERLLDRMGDGFLGIDDDWQVTYLNDEAERLLDTSAEALVGEDVRESLEHETPAVFHDQYREAMTTQEPVSFESHVPALDATIEVRVFPSPTGLSVYFRDVTEARRIKRELERTVETLHGLHEIAAATDLTLAEKQSRLLETGRRHLDLPYGFVTRMTDDKQVIVDAVGDHSLLRAGNSCPIEESYCRKTLETDGLLAIRDAADAGWEDDPAYERFDLGSYVGGRIEVDGELYGTLCFAATDPRARAFTDSERSFVELAARWLAYEFEEAQYQRRLERQNERLDNFASILSHDLRNPLNVVQGRLDLAAERYDDEDLDAATAALDRTFDLIDDVLAFSRAGGDVLDPERIALPAVADRAWAIVDPGGATLDVTPDAGTVTADETRLQQLLENLFANSVEHGSTDGRTQSGDGVTVTLGPLDGDEGFYVADDGPGIPPERRERVFELGHTDDDDGSGLGLAIVREIADAHGWEVVVTESEAGGARFEVVTDAAGTDLPVTP, encoded by the coding sequence GTGATCGACCACGAGTCCCTTCTCGCCCGCTCGACCGACGTCGTCTCCGTCGTCGACGCCGACGGGGTCGTGAAGTACCAGAGCCCGTCGGTCGAGCGCGTCCTCGGCTACGACCAGGAGGCGTTGCTCGACGAGTGTCTCCTCGAATACGTCCACCCGGAGGACCGGGAGGCGGTCCGCCACATCTTCGCGGCGACGGACTCGGTCGGCACGGAACGCGACTCGGTCGAACACCGGTTCCGACACGCCGACGGATCCTGGGTCTGGCTGGAGACCCGCCGCTCGCCCGACTACGACGCCGACGCCGGCGGCTACGTCAGCACCTCCCGCGACGTCACCCGTCGAAAGCGCACCGAGCGCGAGCGCGAGCGCCTGCTCGACCGCATGGGCGACGGGTTCCTCGGCATCGACGACGACTGGCAGGTGACCTACCTCAACGACGAGGCCGAGCGCCTGCTCGACACGTCCGCCGAGGCCCTCGTGGGCGAGGACGTCCGGGAGTCGCTGGAACACGAGACCCCCGCCGTCTTCCACGACCAGTACCGCGAGGCGATGACGACACAGGAGCCGGTCTCCTTCGAGTCACACGTGCCGGCGCTCGACGCCACCATCGAGGTCCGGGTCTTCCCCTCCCCGACGGGGCTGTCGGTGTACTTCCGCGACGTGACCGAGGCCAGGCGGATCAAGCGGGAACTGGAGCGAACGGTCGAGACGCTCCACGGGCTCCACGAGATCGCGGCCGCGACCGATCTGACGCTCGCCGAGAAGCAGTCCCGGCTGCTCGAAACCGGTCGCCGACATCTCGATCTGCCGTACGGGTTCGTCACGCGCATGACCGACGACAAGCAGGTCATCGTCGACGCCGTCGGGGACCACTCGCTGCTCCGCGCCGGCAACTCCTGTCCCATCGAGGAGTCCTACTGCCGGAAGACCCTCGAAACCGACGGCCTGCTCGCCATCCGCGACGCCGCCGACGCCGGGTGGGAGGACGACCCCGCCTACGAGCGGTTCGACCTCGGCTCGTACGTCGGTGGCCGGATCGAGGTCGACGGCGAGCTGTACGGGACGCTCTGCTTTGCGGCCACGGACCCCCGCGCCCGGGCGTTCACCGACAGCGAGCGCTCGTTCGTCGAACTGGCGGCGCGGTGGCTGGCCTACGAGTTCGAGGAGGCCCAGTACCAGCGACGGCTCGAACGGCAAAACGAGCGGCTAGACAACTTCGCGAGCATCCTCTCTCACGACCTCCGCAACCCCCTGAACGTCGTCCAGGGCCGGCTGGACCTCGCGGCCGAACGGTACGACGACGAGGACCTCGACGCCGCGACCGCCGCCCTGGATCGGACCTTCGACCTCATCGACGACGTCCTCGCCTTCTCGCGGGCGGGCGGGGACGTCCTCGACCCCGAACGCATCGCCCTCCCGGCCGTGGCCGACCGGGCGTGGGCCATCGTCGATCCGGGCGGCGCCACCCTCGACGTCACGCCCGACGCCGGGACGGTGACGGCCGACGAGACGCGCCTCCAGCAACTGCTGGAGAACCTGTTCGCCAACAGTGTGGAGCACGGCTCTACTGACGGCCGGACGCAGTCCGGCGACGGCGTGACCGTCACCCTCGGCCCCCTCGACGGGGACGAGGGGTTCTACGTCGCCGACGACGGTCCGGGCATCCCGCCGGAGCGGCGCGAACGCGTGTTCGAACTGGGACACACCGACGACGATGACGGGAGCGGTCTCGGCCTGGCCATCGTCCGCGAGATCGCGGACGCCCACGGCTGGGAGGTGGTCGTGACCGAGAGCGAGGCGGGCGGCGCCCGCTTCGAGGTCGTCACCGACGCGGCCGGGACCGACCTCCCGGTGACCCCCTGA
- a CDS encoding cupin domain-containing protein — MRVNEADLDWDVTERDETSFRRKRLAAAAGGDRLGCSLYELPPGRKSWPFHFHAGNEEAIYVLAGTGHLRTDDGTEPLEPGDYAAFPVGPEGSHRVVNDGDEPLRYLALSTMNHPDVTVYPDSEKIGVYAGSAPGSDDSRTVSGYYRRDDDVDYWLDEA, encoded by the coding sequence ATGCGCGTCAACGAAGCCGACCTCGACTGGGACGTGACCGAGCGCGACGAGACGTCGTTCCGCCGGAAGCGACTCGCGGCGGCGGCCGGCGGCGACCGACTCGGCTGCTCGCTCTACGAACTCCCGCCGGGCAGGAAGTCCTGGCCCTTCCACTTCCACGCCGGCAACGAGGAGGCCATCTACGTCCTCGCGGGCACGGGCCACCTCCGCACCGACGACGGCACCGAACCCCTGGAGCCGGGCGACTACGCGGCCTTCCCGGTCGGCCCCGAGGGGAGCCACCGCGTCGTCAACGACGGCGACGAGCCCCTGCGGTATCTCGCGCTGTCGACGATGAACCACCCCGACGTGACGGTGTATCCCGACTCCGAGAAGATCGGCGTCTACGCGGGGTCGGCGCCCGGAAGCGACGACTCGCGGACGGTCTCGGG